Proteins encoded in a region of the Phycisphaerae bacterium genome:
- a CDS encoding 5-formyltetrahydrofolate cyclo-ligase yields the protein MDKQQLRQQIRSQLCRMTGQQRVDKSQMACKNLVETPEFRNANTIMTFLSLPHEIDTASFILYAWQHSKVVAVPKISWQQRHMIAVIINSLETGIATEAGGLRNPVTGIPVPLEDIDLIVTPGLAFDSKGNRLGRGGSYYDRFFVHPRLQAVKCGLAFSEQLLENVPTVEHDQPIDMLVTDEGVTYFNKK from the coding sequence ATGGACAAACAGCAGCTTCGCCAGCAGATTAGGTCGCAGCTTTGCAGGATGACCGGCCAGCAGCGGGTTGATAAAAGTCAGATGGCTTGCAAGAATCTGGTGGAAACACCTGAATTTCGCAATGCCAACACGATAATGACATTTCTTTCTCTGCCGCATGAGATTGATACGGCGTCTTTTATTCTTTATGCCTGGCAGCACTCGAAGGTTGTCGCAGTTCCGAAGATTTCCTGGCAGCAGAGACATATGATAGCTGTTATCATAAATTCTCTCGAAACAGGCATCGCCACCGAAGCCGGCGGTCTGCGGAACCCGGTTACAGGAATACCCGTACCGCTGGAGGATATAGACCTTATCGTAACGCCCGGCCTTGCTTTCGACAGCAAAGGCAATCGTCTCGGACGCGGCGGCTCTTACTACGACAGATTTTTTGTGCATCCGAGATTGCAGGCCGTAAAGTGCGGTCTTGCTTTTTCCGAACAGCTTTTGGAAAACGTACCGACTGTAGAGCATGACCAGCCGATTGATATGCTCGTTACAGACGAGGGCGTAACATATTTCAATAAAAAATAA